The following coding sequences are from one Streptomyces sp. NBC_01232 window:
- a CDS encoding menaquinone biosynthetic enzyme MqnA/MqnD family protein produces MDVYRSRPRVGHIQFLNCLPLYWGLARTGTLLDLELTKDSPEKLSERLVQGDLDIAPITLVEFLRNADQLVAFPDIAVGCDGPVMSCVIVSQVPLEQLDGARVALGSTSRTSVRLAQLLLSEQYGVRPDYYTCPPDLSVMMQEADAAVLIGDAALRASLHDAPRLGLTVHDLGHMWKEWTGLPFVFAVWAARKDYLAREPAVVREVHEAFLSSRDVSLEEVTKVAEQAARWEAFDAELLERYFTTLDFRFGPEQLAGVREFARRTGPSTGYPADVAVELLSSVVQEC; encoded by the coding sequence GTGGACGTCTATCGCAGCCGGCCCCGCGTCGGCCACATTCAGTTCCTGAACTGCCTGCCTCTCTACTGGGGGCTGGCCAGAACCGGCACTCTGCTGGACCTGGAGCTGACCAAGGACTCCCCCGAGAAGCTCAGTGAGCGCCTCGTCCAGGGAGACCTGGACATCGCCCCGATCACCCTCGTGGAGTTCCTCCGCAACGCCGACCAGCTCGTCGCCTTCCCCGACATCGCGGTCGGCTGCGACGGTCCGGTGATGTCCTGCGTGATCGTCTCGCAGGTCCCCCTGGAGCAGCTCGACGGAGCCCGCGTCGCACTCGGCTCCACCTCCCGTACGTCCGTACGCCTCGCCCAGCTGCTGCTTTCCGAGCAGTACGGGGTACGGCCCGACTACTACACCTGCCCGCCCGACCTGAGCGTGATGATGCAGGAGGCGGACGCGGCCGTACTGATCGGGGACGCCGCGCTGCGCGCATCCCTGCACGACGCGCCCCGGCTCGGGCTGACCGTGCACGACCTCGGGCACATGTGGAAGGAGTGGACCGGGCTGCCTTTCGTCTTCGCCGTCTGGGCCGCCCGCAAGGACTACCTCGCCCGCGAGCCCGCCGTCGTGCGGGAGGTCCACGAAGCCTTCCTCTCCTCCCGGGACGTCTCCCTGGAAGAGGTCACCAAGGTGGCCGAGCAGGCCGCCCGCTGGGAGGCCTTCGACGCGGAGCTGCTGGAGCGGTACTTCACGACGCTCGACTTCCGCTTCGGCCCCGAGCAACTGGCCGGCGTACGTGAATTCGCACGCCGTACGGGACCGTCGACCGGGTATCCCGCGGATGTCGCGGTGGAGCTGCTGAGCTCGGTGGTCCAGGAGTGCTGA
- a CDS encoding serine/threonine-protein kinase, which yields MQPLEAGEPRTIGAYRLLGRLGAGGMGRVYLGRSAGGRTVAVKIVHPHFATDEEFRARFRREVEAARRVGGEWTAPVLDADPEAPVPWVATGYVAGPSLDRALAGHGPLPEASVRAVGAGLARALVAVHGLGLVHRDVKPSNVMLTLDGPRLIDFGIARATDGTASLTSTGVSVGSPGYMSPEQILGKGITGAADVFSLGAVMAFAATGRPPFTGDNSATLLYKVVHEPPELGAVPAGELRELIGACLAKAPADRPAPEAIAAALGGALGAPGWLPGPLVEEASRAAVALLDLDADTSGGGYDASAGRGYGVPHSPYADTPSGPVPFTASSYGGPVGGGFGPPDPAYGGPGTGGGSPYGAAEGGSGSAGTAGGAPAGAATAGPAGGAGPYGTPGPGTGGAGLPGQRTDPEGQGRQVTVRAAGRRFSCTVVLAAAAVLAVLSGGLYWMDVLPGQGSKERDLADAGPRPSASAPAPAGSAPAPTGSGSAAPPKGTRQDVPKELVGTWKGSVTTARLGLSTEFEITIKAGRVGEVVGRDKSVLAVLGTDCSGDWKLSSATDRSLVLDTSGGPNPAPGVCSNGSADERFSLNPDGTLHYKSGDTPAGNPEGDLRRSP from the coding sequence ATGCAGCCGCTCGAAGCCGGTGAGCCGCGGACCATCGGCGCGTACCGGCTGCTGGGCCGGCTCGGTGCGGGTGGCATGGGCCGGGTCTACCTGGGGCGCAGCGCGGGCGGCCGGACCGTAGCGGTCAAGATCGTGCACCCGCACTTCGCCACCGACGAGGAATTCCGGGCCCGGTTCCGCCGTGAGGTCGAGGCGGCCCGCCGGGTGGGCGGCGAGTGGACCGCGCCGGTGCTGGACGCGGACCCCGAGGCCCCGGTGCCGTGGGTGGCCACCGGCTATGTGGCCGGGCCCTCCCTGGACCGCGCGCTGGCCGGGCACGGTCCGCTTCCCGAGGCCTCGGTACGGGCCGTCGGCGCGGGGCTGGCCCGCGCCCTGGTGGCGGTGCACGGCCTGGGCCTCGTACACCGGGACGTGAAGCCGTCGAACGTGATGCTCACCCTCGACGGGCCGCGGCTGATCGACTTCGGGATCGCGCGGGCCACGGACGGCACCGCCTCGCTCACCTCCACCGGGGTCTCCGTCGGCTCGCCCGGCTACATGTCCCCCGAGCAGATCCTCGGCAAGGGGATCACCGGGGCGGCCGACGTGTTCTCGCTCGGCGCGGTCATGGCCTTCGCGGCGACCGGGCGGCCCCCCTTCACCGGGGACAACTCGGCGACCCTCCTCTACAAGGTGGTCCACGAGCCGCCCGAGCTCGGCGCGGTCCCGGCCGGGGAGCTGCGCGAGCTGATCGGGGCCTGCCTGGCCAAGGCGCCCGCGGACCGGCCCGCCCCCGAGGCGATCGCGGCGGCCCTCGGCGGTGCACTGGGCGCCCCCGGCTGGCTCCCCGGGCCGCTGGTGGAGGAGGCCAGCCGGGCCGCGGTGGCCCTGCTGGACCTCGACGCGGACACCTCCGGCGGCGGGTACGACGCGTCGGCGGGCCGCGGCTACGGGGTGCCCCACTCGCCGTACGCGGACACCCCGTCCGGGCCGGTGCCGTTCACGGCCTCCTCGTACGGCGGCCCCGTCGGCGGCGGCTTCGGGCCGCCCGACCCCGCGTACGGCGGTCCGGGAACGGGCGGCGGCTCGCCCTACGGCGCAGCGGAGGGCGGCTCCGGCTCCGCCGGTACGGCAGGCGGCGCGCCCGCCGGAGCGGCGACCGCGGGCCCGGCCGGTGGAGCCGGTCCGTACGGAACCCCCGGCCCGGGCACCGGCGGCGCGGGGCTGCCGGGTCAGCGGACCGACCCGGAGGGCCAGGGACGGCAGGTCACCGTCAGGGCCGCCGGGCGCCGGTTCAGCTGCACCGTGGTCCTGGCCGCGGCGGCCGTGCTCGCGGTGCTGTCCGGCGGGCTGTACTGGATGGACGTGCTGCCGGGCCAGGGCAGCAAGGAGCGGGACCTGGCCGATGCCGGGCCGCGCCCCTCCGCCTCCGCGCCCGCCCCGGCGGGCTCCGCCCCGGCCCCGACGGGGAGCGGGAGCGCGGCGCCGCCCAAGGGCACCCGCCAGGACGTCCCCAAGGAGCTCGTCGGCACCTGGAAGGGCTCGGTCACCACCGCCCGCCTCGGTCTCTCCACGGAGTTCGAGATCACCATCAAGGCGGGCAGGGTCGGCGAGGTCGTCGGCCGGGACAAGTCGGTCCTGGCCGTCCTGGGCACCGACTGCAGCGGCGACTGGAAGCTGTCCTCCGCCACCGACCGCTCGCTGGTCCTGGACACTTCGGGCGGCCCCAACCCGGCCCCCGGCGTCTGTTCCAACGGCTCGGCCGACGAGCGCTTCAGCCTCAACCCGGACGGGACGCTGCACTACAAGTCGGGCGACACCCCGGCCGGAAACCCCGAGGGCGACCTCAGGCGCAGCCCCTGA
- the mqnC gene encoding cyclic dehypoxanthinyl futalosine synthase yields MTDQAVLQSVLDRAAAGGRITKEEALDLYRHAPLHALGQAADAVRRRRYAGTEHIATYIIERNINYTNVCVTACKFCAFYAAPKDAKKGWSRDLDDILRRCAETVELGGTQIMFQGGHHPDYGVEYYEHHFSAIKKDFPQLVIHSLGASEVEHMARISGVSAEEAIKRIHAAGLDSFAGAGAELLPERPRTAIAPLKESGERWLEIMEIAHKLGVESTSTMLMGTGETNAERIEHIAMIRDTQDRTGGFRAFIPYTYQPENNRLKGRTQATIFEYLRMIAIARLFLDNIAHIQGSWLTVGKEAGQLSLHYGADDLGSIMLEENVVSSAGAKHRSNRQEIIDLIRKSGRTPAQRATTYEHLLVHDDPANDPVDERVVSHISSTALEGGTAHPELKLISTN; encoded by the coding sequence GTGACCGACCAGGCCGTTCTCCAGTCAGTCCTCGACCGCGCAGCCGCGGGGGGCCGGATCACCAAGGAAGAGGCGCTCGACCTCTACCGCCACGCGCCGCTGCACGCGCTCGGCCAGGCGGCCGACGCGGTGCGCCGCCGCCGCTACGCCGGTACCGAGCACATCGCGACGTACATCATCGAGCGCAACATCAACTACACCAACGTGTGCGTCACGGCGTGCAAGTTCTGCGCCTTCTACGCGGCCCCCAAGGACGCGAAGAAGGGCTGGTCCCGCGACCTCGACGACATCCTGCGCCGCTGCGCGGAGACCGTCGAGCTCGGTGGTACGCAGATCATGTTCCAGGGCGGGCACCACCCGGACTACGGCGTCGAGTACTACGAGCACCACTTCTCCGCCATCAAGAAGGACTTCCCGCAGCTGGTCATCCACTCCCTCGGCGCGTCCGAGGTCGAGCACATGGCCCGCATCTCGGGCGTCTCGGCGGAGGAGGCCATCAAGCGCATCCACGCGGCCGGTCTCGACTCCTTCGCGGGCGCCGGCGCCGAACTGCTGCCGGAGCGGCCGCGCACGGCGATCGCCCCGCTCAAGGAGTCCGGCGAGCGCTGGCTGGAGATCATGGAGATCGCCCACAAGCTGGGCGTGGAGTCCACCTCCACCATGCTGATGGGCACCGGCGAGACCAACGCCGAGCGCATCGAGCACATCGCGATGATCCGGGACACGCAGGACCGTACGGGCGGCTTCCGCGCCTTCATCCCGTACACCTACCAGCCCGAGAACAACCGCCTCAAGGGCCGCACCCAGGCGACGATCTTCGAGTACCTGCGCATGATCGCGATCGCGCGCCTCTTCCTCGACAACATCGCCCACATCCAGGGCTCCTGGCTGACCGTCGGCAAGGAGGCGGGCCAGCTCTCGCTGCACTACGGCGCCGACGACCTCGGTTCGATCATGCTGGAGGAGAACGTCGTCTCCTCGGCCGGGGCCAAGCACCGCTCCAACCGCCAGGAGATCATCGACCTGATCCGCAAGTCGGGCCGCACCCCGGCGCAGCGCGCGACGACGTACGAGCACCTGCTGGTGCACGACGACCCGGCGAACGACCCGGTCGACGAGCGCGTGGTCTCGCACATCTCCTCGACCGCCCTCGAAGGCGGCACGGCGCACCCCGAACTGAAGCTCATCTCCACGAACTGA
- a CDS encoding imidazolonepropionase-like domain-containing protein: MLTLHTAELLVPGRDFGSAPLPGGAVLVDGDRIARVGPYEEVAAAHPHARTRRWPGVITPGLVVRGADELLERTYYPDDPYEVTELGADPIRGEAALDALKMTEPRWGNSARRGTQRLLARGVVAVCGRFTIPAVRTAVSRSGLTILPPAAYEGLPALDPFAGRSAAAEAFHGVLEAGVPARFAVFAVADEAELLARGATTCVATVIGGRLLHRRR, translated from the coding sequence ATGCTGACGCTGCACACCGCCGAGCTCCTCGTCCCCGGGCGGGACTTCGGATCCGCGCCGCTGCCCGGCGGTGCGGTCCTCGTCGACGGCGACCGGATAGCCCGCGTGGGGCCGTACGAGGAGGTCGCCGCGGCCCACCCGCACGCCCGGACCCGCCGCTGGCCCGGGGTGATCACCCCGGGGCTGGTGGTGCGCGGGGCGGACGAGCTGCTGGAGCGCACGTACTACCCGGACGACCCGTACGAGGTCACCGAGCTAGGCGCCGACCCGATCAGGGGCGAGGCCGCGCTGGACGCGCTGAAGATGACCGAGCCGCGGTGGGGCAACAGCGCCCGGCGGGGCACGCAGCGGCTGCTGGCCCGCGGGGTGGTGGCGGTCTGCGGCCGGTTCACGATCCCGGCGGTGCGCACGGCGGTGTCCCGGTCCGGGCTCACGATCCTGCCGCCGGCGGCCTACGAGGGGCTGCCCGCCCTGGATCCCTTCGCCGGGCGGTCCGCGGCCGCGGAGGCCTTCCACGGGGTCCTGGAGGCGGGGGTGCCGGCACGCTTCGCGGTCTTCGCGGTGGCGGACGAGGCCGAACTGCTCGCGCGGGGCGCGACCACGTGCGTGGCCACCGTCATCGGCGGCCGGCTGCTCCACCGCCGTCGCTGA
- a CDS encoding helix-turn-helix domain-containing protein, giving the protein MRVVSFSVPTWFPSYEEPGAQGEAPREDVPGGDGPSGDRPAADRPAADRPADAQLTEQESAVFLCLATGASNRELAVELQLSVSTVKFHVVNIRAKLGGISRLQACLLAALAREDTRRASAAACCVQSGLSDGGGAAGRR; this is encoded by the coding sequence GTGCGCGTCGTCAGCTTCAGCGTCCCCACGTGGTTTCCCTCGTACGAGGAGCCGGGCGCGCAGGGGGAGGCACCGCGCGAGGACGTGCCGGGCGGGGACGGGCCGAGCGGGGACAGACCGGCGGCGGACCGGCCCGCCGCGGACCGGCCCGCCGATGCCCAGCTGACCGAGCAGGAATCGGCCGTGTTCCTCTGCCTGGCCACCGGCGCGTCCAACCGGGAACTCGCCGTCGAGCTCCAACTCTCCGTCAGCACCGTCAAGTTCCACGTCGTGAACATACGGGCGAAGCTGGGCGGCATCAGCCGCCTCCAGGCCTGCCTGCTGGCCGCCCTCGCCCGGGAGGACACCCGGCGCGCGTCCGCCGCCGCCTGCTGCGTGCAGAGCGGTCTCAGCGACGGCGGTGGAGCAGCCGGCCGCCGATGA